One genomic region from Pyxicephalus adspersus chromosome 1, UCB_Pads_2.0, whole genome shotgun sequence encodes:
- the LOC140334219 gene encoding pinopsin-like produces the protein MRAANMSALEIPGPFEGPQWPHLAPRSTYFLIAVLMGMVVVLAFFVNGMVIVVTLKYKKLRSPLNYILVNLAVADLLVTFFGSTVCFHNNIFGYFTLGKALCEFEGFMVSLTGIVGLWSLAILALERYLVICKPMGDFRFQKKHAIIGCLFTWIWAGIWTSPPLFGWCSYVPEGLRTSCGPNWYSGGTNNNSYIMALFMTCFVMPLSTIIFSYSNLLMALRAVAAQQKESETTQRAEREVSRMVIAMVLAFLICWLPYAAFAIVAASNKDIVINPALASMPSYFSKTATVYNPVIYVFMNKQFRNCLMTLICCGRNPFGGEDETSTASARTDVTSVSEGGGNKVTPA, from the exons ATGAGGGCAGCAAACATGTCAGCTCTGGAGATTCCCGGACCCTTTGAGGGACCCCAGTGGCCTCATCTTGCACCTCGTAGTACGTACTTCCTGATAGCAGTTCTCATGGGTATGGTGGTAGTCCTAGCCTTTTTTGTTAATGGTATGGTTATAGTGGTTACACTCAAGTACAAGAAGCTAAGGTCCCCTTTGAATTACATATTGGTCAACCTTGCTGTAGCTGATCTACTTGTCACTTTTTTTGGGAGTACCGTTTGTTTCCACAACAACATTTTTGGGTATTTTACTCTAGGCAAGGCGTTGTGTGAATTTGAAGGATTCATGGTGTCACTAACAG GTATTGTGGGCCTTTGGTCGCTGGCAATATTAGCCTTAGAGAGATACCTAGTGATCTGTAAACCTATGGGAGATTTCCGTTTTCAGAAGAAACATGCTATTATAGGGTGTTTATTCACCTGGATTTGGGCTGGCATATGGACATCTCCCCCTCTGTTTGGCTGGTGCAGCTATGTTCCTGAAG GTCTGAGGACATCATGTGGACCCAACTGGTACTCCGGAGGTACAAACAACAACAGTTATATCATGGCTTTGTTTATGACTTGCTTCGTTATGCCACTTAGTACCATCATATTCTCCTATTCCAACCTTTTAATGGCACTGCGAGCT GTGGCTGCTCAGCAAAAAGAATCAGAGACTACTCAGAGGGCTGAGAGAGAAGTGTCAAGAATGGTCATTGCTATGGTATTGGCATTTCTTATTTGTTGGTTACCCTATGCTGCATTTGCCATAGTTGCAGCATCAAATAAAGACATTGTTATCAATCCAGCGCTAGCATCGATGCCTTCTTACTTCTCAAAAACTGCCACAGTGTACAATCCAGTCATCTATGTCTTCATGAATAAACAG TTCCGAAACTGTCTAATGACTCTTATATGTTGTGGTCGCAATCCGTTTGGTGGCGAGGATGAAACAAGCACGGCCAGTGCCCGTACAGATGTCACTTCAGTGTCTGAAGGGGGTGGAAACAAGGTCACACCAGCATAA